From the genome of Pukyongia salina, one region includes:
- the metK gene encoding methionine adenosyltransferase — protein sequence MAYLFTSESVSEGHPDKVADQISDALIDNFLAFDPQSKVACETLVTTGQVVLAGEVKSNIYLDVQKIARDVINRIGYTKGEYQFDGNSCGVLSAIHEQSEDINRGVDRATKEEQGAGDQGMMFGYATRETDDYMPLALDLSHKILKELAVIRRENNEITYLRPDSKSQVTIEYNDDNKPVRIDSIVLSTQHDDFDENEERMLAKIKNDIIGILIPRVKAQLKPEIQALFNDNINYHINPTGKFVIGGPHGDTGLTGRKIIVDTYGGKGAHGGGAFSGKDPSKVDRSAAYATRHIAKNMVAAGVCDEMLVQVSYAIGVVEPMGIFVDTYGTSKVNLTDGEIAAKISEIFDMRPSAIEDRLKLRQPMYSETAAYGHMGRKNEIVHKTFRTPDNTETSLSVELFTWEKLDYVDKVKEAFGL from the coding sequence ATGGCATATTTATTTACTTCCGAAAGTGTTTCTGAAGGACATCCGGACAAGGTCGCAGATCAGATCAGTGACGCCCTTATTGATAATTTTCTCGCCTTCGACCCTCAATCGAAGGTTGCGTGCGAGACCCTGGTAACAACAGGACAAGTAGTACTGGCAGGAGAGGTTAAATCTAATATTTACCTGGATGTTCAAAAGATCGCCAGGGACGTGATAAATCGTATTGGCTATACCAAAGGAGAATACCAATTTGATGGAAATTCCTGCGGGGTACTTTCGGCTATCCACGAACAATCCGAGGATATCAATCGAGGAGTGGACCGGGCAACCAAAGAAGAGCAAGGTGCCGGGGATCAGGGAATGATGTTTGGTTATGCTACCAGGGAAACAGACGACTATATGCCGCTTGCGCTGGACCTTTCTCATAAAATATTGAAGGAACTTGCTGTTATTCGCCGCGAGAATAACGAGATCACATATCTGCGCCCTGATTCGAAATCGCAGGTTACCATCGAATATAACGACGATAACAAACCTGTAAGGATAGACTCTATCGTATTATCTACCCAACACGACGATTTCGATGAGAACGAAGAACGTATGTTGGCAAAGATCAAGAATGATATTATTGGTATACTCATCCCTCGGGTGAAGGCCCAACTTAAGCCGGAGATCCAGGCACTTTTTAACGATAATATCAATTATCATATCAACCCTACCGGAAAATTTGTGATAGGCGGGCCACATGGCGACACGGGGCTTACCGGAAGAAAGATAATTGTAGATACCTATGGCGGAAAAGGCGCACATGGCGGAGGAGCCTTCAGTGGAAAGGATCCCAGTAAAGTAGACAGATCTGCGGCTTATGCTACCAGACACATCGCTAAGAACATGGTGGCGGCTGGCGTTTGCGATGAAATGCTTGTTCAGGTTTCGTACGCTATTGGTGTGGTTGAACCTATGGGAATTTTTGTTGATACTTATGGGACTTCCAAAGTAAATCTAACCGATGGTGAAATTGCGGCCAAGATCTCCGAAATTTTCGATATGAGACCTTCGGCAATTGAAGATCGATTAAAATTACGACAGCCCATGTACTCCGAAACCGCAGCCTACGGACATATGGGACGAAAAAACGAGATCGTTCACAAGACTTTCAGAACCCCTGATAATACAGAAACCAGCTTGTCTGTAGAATTATTCACCTGGGAAAAACTTGATTATGTGGATAAGGTGAAAGAAGCATTTGGACTGTAA
- a CDS encoding tetratricopeptide repeat-containing sensor histidine kinase, translating to MNIKKLLSLLFISLLLPVVTAQETLKNIDSVLLVLKNAPRDTATAILYQKVAGHYNVTHLDSARAFAVEGIKLSEELNFPKGKWINLNALANYHERKTQYDEAMATYKEALKIVESINSTKGFAVVLNNIATVHIRLGNYDEALEYLFDALKAEEELGNRNGVAQAYNNIGVVYYYLQDFDKTTKYLTDALVIQEELGNYNGLQNGYNNVGAIYDYQKKYDDAITSYQKAYEISLKIGDKKEQASNLSNIGLAYSKKKDYVNTDTYFNRSIKLREEIKDYNGMAITYSNYGEALRTQRQFRKADEFLQKALQISVDHNIKLTAKETYASLSQLAVDQNNHRLANDYLYKYIAVKDSILNEDNARIIAETETKYETEKKEKEILKQRAELAEKELEGKRKNMMIYGGFSLALILGLLGYLLFNQQKLKNRQLKKENELKTALARIETQNRLQEQRLRISRDLHDNIGAQLTFIISSLDNLKFGFKDMNEKLGDRLSGISAFTGQTIYELRDTIWAMNKNNISIEDLQARITNFIEKAKLFTEKTNFTFIVSPEINPEHTFSSVKGMNIYRIIQEAVNNSLKYSGADDIRVSIEKGISAYEIKVSDNGNGFNTENVSDGNGLNNMKKRAKDIDGELDIRSSDSEGTLITLLVPN from the coding sequence ATGAACATCAAGAAACTTCTCAGTTTATTATTTATAAGCCTCCTTCTTCCGGTTGTCACTGCCCAGGAAACTCTTAAAAACATCGATAGTGTTCTCTTGGTTTTGAAGAATGCTCCCAGGGATACGGCCACCGCAATCTTATATCAGAAGGTTGCCGGACATTACAATGTTACTCATTTGGATAGTGCCAGAGCGTTTGCCGTAGAAGGCATAAAACTTTCTGAAGAATTGAATTTTCCAAAAGGAAAATGGATCAACCTGAATGCACTGGCTAATTATCACGAAAGAAAAACCCAGTACGATGAAGCCATGGCAACTTATAAAGAGGCCCTAAAGATCGTAGAATCAATAAATAGCACTAAAGGATTTGCGGTGGTTCTAAATAATATTGCCACAGTTCATATTCGATTGGGGAATTACGATGAAGCTTTGGAATATCTCTTCGACGCTCTAAAGGCCGAAGAAGAACTGGGTAACCGAAATGGAGTTGCACAAGCTTACAATAATATTGGTGTGGTCTATTATTATTTGCAGGACTTTGATAAAACCACCAAATATCTCACCGATGCACTGGTGATCCAGGAAGAATTAGGTAATTATAACGGATTACAGAACGGATACAACAATGTAGGTGCTATTTACGATTATCAGAAGAAATATGATGACGCTATAACGTCTTACCAGAAAGCTTACGAGATAAGCCTGAAGATCGGGGATAAAAAAGAACAGGCTTCTAACCTTTCCAATATCGGATTGGCATACTCGAAGAAAAAGGATTATGTGAATACGGATACATATTTCAATCGGTCCATTAAACTGAGAGAGGAGATAAAAGACTACAACGGAATGGCGATAACATATTCCAATTACGGGGAGGCGCTGCGTACGCAACGACAATTCAGAAAAGCCGACGAATTCCTTCAAAAAGCGCTTCAGATCTCTGTAGATCACAATATAAAACTCACGGCTAAGGAAACTTATGCCAGTCTTTCCCAATTAGCCGTCGACCAAAACAACCACCGGCTTGCCAACGATTACCTCTATAAGTACATAGCGGTAAAGGATTCCATCCTCAATGAAGATAACGCACGTATCATTGCAGAGACCGAAACAAAATATGAAACCGAGAAGAAAGAGAAGGAAATTTTAAAGCAACGTGCAGAATTAGCGGAAAAGGAATTAGAGGGTAAACGAAAAAATATGATGATCTATGGTGGTTTTTCACTTGCCCTCATCCTAGGGTTACTGGGTTACCTGCTTTTCAACCAGCAGAAGCTAAAGAACAGGCAGTTAAAGAAAGAGAATGAACTTAAAACCGCCCTGGCAAGGATCGAAACTCAAAACCGCTTACAGGAACAACGGCTCCGTATATCGAGAGATCTGCACGATAATATTGGAGCACAGCTTACTTTTATTATTTCCAGTTTAGATAATCTGAAATTTGGTTTTAAGGATATGAATGAAAAGTTGGGAGATCGGCTATCTGGGATAAGTGCATTCACGGGACAAACCATTTATGAACTAAGGGATACTATTTGGGCCATGAATAAAAATAATATATCCATTGAAGATCTTCAGGCCAGAATTACTAACTTTATTGAAAAAGCAAAACTGTTCACCGAAAAAACCAACTTCACTTTTATAGTGTCACCAGAAATCAACCCCGAACATACGTTTTCGTCTGTGAAAGGGATGAACATATATCGGATCATTCAGGAAGCCGTGAATAATTCTTTGAAGTATTCGGGCGCGGATGATATAAGAGTATCTATCGAAAAAGGCATTTCCGCCTATGAGATCAAGGTTTCGGATAATGGCAATGGCTTTAATACTGAAAATGTTTCGGATGGAAACGGACTGAACAACATGAAAAAGCGCGCCAAAGATATCGATGGTGAACTGGACATCAGATCTTCAGATTCCGAAGGAACCTTAATAACTTTACTAGTACCAAATTAA
- a CDS encoding response regulator, translating to MNLKIAIVDDNSFLIHAIKEKLSFFEDITVKVTALNGSELLSRLEENHNINLILMDIEMPVLNGIEATRLVKQKYPQIKIIMLTAFDNDENIFNAIKAGADGYLLKEINPEELYGGIRETLNGGAAMNPSIAMKTLKLLRNPIDIQNPGDQEEISLSKREIEVLEQLSKGLSYTAIADNLFLSPSTVRKHIENIYKKLQVHSKLEAVQKARNHNII from the coding sequence ATGAACCTTAAAATAGCCATAGTAGACGATAATAGTTTCCTTATTCATGCCATTAAGGAAAAGCTGTCATTCTTTGAAGATATCACAGTAAAAGTAACCGCATTGAACGGTAGCGAGTTACTATCTCGCCTGGAGGAGAACCACAATATCAATCTCATACTTATGGATATTGAAATGCCGGTTCTCAACGGTATTGAAGCTACCAGGCTTGTAAAACAGAAATATCCGCAGATTAAGATCATCATGCTTACGGCTTTCGATAATGATGAGAATATCTTCAATGCAATTAAAGCTGGTGCCGATGGATATCTATTGAAAGAGATCAATCCCGAGGAGTTGTATGGAGGGATCAGGGAAACCTTAAATGGCGGTGCGGCGATGAACCCCTCCATTGCAATGAAGACTCTTAAGTTACTTCGTAATCCTATCGATATTCAGAATCCGGGTGACCAGGAAGAGATCTCGCTTTCAAAGCGTGAGATCGAAGTTCTGGAACAATTGAGTAAAGGGCTAAGCTATACGGCCATAGCAGATAACCTGTTTCTCTCCCCAAGTACGGTAAGAAAACACATAGAGAATATTTACAAGAAATTACAGGTTCATAGTAAACTGGAAGCAGTGCAGAAAGCACGAAATCACAATATTATTTAG
- the thrA gene encoding bifunctional aspartate kinase/homoserine dehydrogenase I produces the protein MQVLKFGGTSVANAENINKVVDILKNKSVEAPVIAVVSALGGMTDTLQQAGELANAKDQQYIQLWESIKERHLETASQLGLGSETKDEINQRLNELKEIYHGIFLINEFTTKTRDKVLSYGELLSAFIISNCLKNELDGTELKDSRELIVTDSNYTNARVMDDVTSQNIRSYFKNSTARVTLMPGFVSKSTEGETTTLGRGGSDFSAALMAAALKASVLEIWTDVSGMYTANPKLVKQAFPIAEISYHEAMELSHFGAKVLYPPTIRPVLDLNIPILIKNTFEPEAEGTLINQSGKLDFGPVKGISHLPNISLITLEGSGMVGIPGISKRLFEALANEKINIVLITQASSEHSICIAVQSGDAQRAEEAISNEFLFEISLGKINEAIVEHGQAIIAVIGDNMKNHQGISGKMFSSLGKNNVNIRAIAQGASERNISAVIQARDVKKALNTLHNRFFEKQRGTLNLFIVGTGNVGKRLLDQIAQQWEHLHDQLYLNVKVVGLSNSRTMIFDEEGIDLENWEQLLSEGNKKDEETWFNTIKELNLQNSIFVDITANEEVANSYSNYLRESISIIACNKIACSSQYSKYEQLKYLARKYNASFLFETNVGAGLPVINTLNNLVNSGDKITSIEAVLSGSLNFIFNNFNAETTFLDIVKKAGEEGYTEPDPRIDLSGVDVARKILILARESGYTIDMEDIENISFLPDASLQPGSVDQFYESLKEEEAHFQKLYVEAADKENRLKYVAEFRDGVAKVGLQQIAKDHPFYNLDGKDNIVLFYTQRYSDQPLIIKGAGAGAEVTASGLFGDIISLGKN, from the coding sequence TTGCAAGTTTTAAAATTTGGTGGAACCTCGGTAGCGAACGCAGAGAACATTAACAAAGTTGTTGATATTCTGAAAAACAAATCGGTTGAAGCGCCGGTTATTGCAGTTGTTTCAGCGCTTGGCGGAATGACAGATACACTGCAGCAGGCTGGAGAATTGGCTAATGCGAAGGACCAACAATATATTCAGCTGTGGGAATCTATAAAAGAAAGGCATCTGGAAACTGCTTCTCAATTAGGATTGGGTTCAGAAACCAAAGATGAGATTAACCAGCGGTTAAATGAACTTAAAGAGATCTACCACGGGATTTTCCTGATCAACGAATTTACCACCAAAACCAGGGATAAGGTTCTTAGTTATGGCGAATTATTATCCGCATTTATAATTTCCAATTGTCTTAAGAACGAACTCGATGGTACGGAGCTCAAAGACAGTAGAGAGCTTATTGTTACCGACTCCAACTATACAAATGCGCGGGTGATGGACGACGTAACATCTCAAAACATTAGGTCTTACTTTAAAAACAGTACGGCCAGAGTTACATTAATGCCCGGTTTTGTGTCGAAAAGTACGGAAGGGGAAACCACAACCCTGGGCCGAGGAGGATCCGATTTTTCTGCAGCTCTCATGGCGGCTGCCCTCAAAGCCTCCGTCCTGGAGATATGGACCGATGTAAGTGGAATGTATACCGCCAATCCGAAACTTGTGAAACAAGCCTTTCCTATCGCCGAGATCTCATATCACGAGGCGATGGAACTCTCGCATTTTGGAGCCAAGGTATTGTACCCTCCTACCATTCGTCCGGTACTGGATTTAAATATACCCATCCTTATCAAAAATACATTCGAGCCCGAAGCCGAAGGCACACTTATCAATCAATCCGGTAAACTAGATTTTGGGCCGGTAAAAGGAATTAGTCATTTACCTAATATCTCGTTAATCACCCTGGAGGGCTCCGGCATGGTGGGAATACCCGGTATTTCAAAACGACTGTTCGAGGCACTTGCCAACGAAAAAATAAATATTGTCCTGATAACCCAAGCCTCATCCGAACATTCTATCTGTATCGCAGTACAATCTGGCGATGCGCAAAGAGCCGAAGAAGCCATTAGTAATGAATTTCTTTTCGAAATTTCCCTGGGGAAGATAAATGAGGCCATAGTAGAACACGGCCAGGCTATCATAGCCGTTATAGGGGATAATATGAAAAATCACCAGGGTATCAGTGGGAAGATGTTTAGTTCTCTGGGTAAGAACAATGTAAACATCAGGGCTATTGCTCAGGGGGCATCGGAGCGGAACATCTCGGCAGTAATTCAGGCCAGGGATGTGAAGAAAGCCCTCAATACTTTGCACAACAGGTTCTTCGAGAAGCAACGAGGTACGTTAAACCTTTTTATAGTTGGAACCGGTAATGTGGGTAAACGATTGTTGGATCAGATAGCGCAGCAATGGGAACATTTACACGATCAACTCTATTTAAATGTAAAGGTTGTGGGCCTGAGTAATTCCCGCACTATGATCTTCGATGAAGAAGGGATCGACCTGGAAAATTGGGAACAATTACTTTCAGAAGGCAATAAGAAGGATGAAGAAACCTGGTTCAATACCATAAAAGAACTCAATCTGCAAAACAGCATATTTGTGGATATTACAGCCAATGAAGAAGTTGCCAATAGCTACAGTAATTATCTAAGGGAAAGTATCTCGATCATTGCCTGTAATAAGATCGCCTGTTCTTCTCAATACTCCAAATACGAACAACTAAAATACCTGGCGAGAAAATACAATGCTTCCTTTCTTTTTGAAACGAATGTAGGAGCCGGCCTGCCTGTAATCAATACACTGAACAATCTTGTAAATTCCGGAGATAAGATCACTTCGATCGAAGCTGTTCTTTCTGGAAGTTTGAATTTTATTTTCAATAATTTCAATGCTGAAACAACCTTTCTGGACATCGTGAAAAAAGCCGGGGAAGAAGGCTACACCGAACCCGATCCGCGAATCGACCTGAGTGGAGTTGATGTAGCACGAAAAATTCTGATCCTGGCGCGGGAAAGCGGATATACCATAGACATGGAGGATATTGAAAACATTTCTTTCCTGCCGGATGCTTCATTACAGCCTGGAAGTGTAGACCAGTTCTATGAAAGCCTGAAGGAGGAGGAAGCGCATTTTCAGAAACTCTATGTGGAGGCGGCCGATAAAG